The following are encoded in a window of Panicum virgatum strain AP13 chromosome 5N, P.virgatum_v5, whole genome shotgun sequence genomic DNA:
- the LOC120671954 gene encoding probable NADPH:quinone oxidoreductase 2, translated as MEASTAQAPAKTALRLAAISGSLRRASANTGLIRAAAEICQESIPGLQVDHVDISELPLLNTGLEVDGGFPPAVEAFCAKVRAADCFLFSSPEYNYSISGPLKNALDWGSRPPNCFADRAAAILSASGGSGGSRSQYHIRQVGVFLDIHFINKPEIFTKAHVPRKSSTMIAT; from the exons ATGGAAGCCTCCACGGCACAGGCGCCGGCGAAGACCGCCCTGAGGCTGGCGGCGATCTCCGGCTCGCTCCGCAGGGCGTCGGCCAACACCGGCCTCATCCGCGCCG CCGCGGAGATCTGCCAGGAGTCCATCCCGGGGTTGCAGGTCGACCACGTCGACATCTCCGAGCTGCCGTTGCTCAACACCGGCCTCGAGGTCGACGGCGGCTTCCCGCCGGCCGTCGAGGCGTTCTGCGCCAAGGTCCGCGCGGCCGACTGCTTCCTCTTCTCCTCGCCCGAGTACAACTACTCCATTTCAG GCCCTCTGAAGAACGCGCTAGATTGGGGATCGCGGCCGCCAAACTGCTTTGCAGACAGAGCCGCGGCGATCCTGAGCGCGTCGGGCGGGTCCGGCGGCAGCCGGTCGCAGTACCACATCCGGCAGGTCGGGGTGTTTCTTGACATCCATTTCATCAACAAGCCAGAGATCTTCACCAAAGCACACGTGCCCCGAAAAAGTTCGACGATGATTGCAACCTGA